In Methanocella paludicola SANAE, the sequence TGCTCCCGAACTGCGGCAACGTCGCGTACAGCGGCGCCGGCGTGCTCTCGCCACTGTCCAACGACCCGGGGTACCGCACCATCGGCATCGGCACCCGGATATTCCTGGGCGGGGCCCAGGGCTACGTGGTTTCCGAGGGCACCCAGCACAGCCCGTCCGGCGGGTTCGGAACGCTGATGGTGACCGGGGACCTGAAGAAGATGAGCCGGGAGTACATAAGGGCGGCCGCCTTCTACAAGTACGGCACCACCATGTACGTCGGCCTCGGCATACCAATACCCATACTGGACGACGAGATCGCGAAAGCGACCGCCGTGAGCGACGCGGACATCACCACCACCGTCTACGACTACTCCACGCCCCGGCGTAATAAGCCCGCCCTCCGGGACGTCACTTACGAGGAGCTGAAGAGCGGCATGATCGACCTGAACGGCAAGGAAGTCAGGACCTCCTCGCTTTCGAGCTTCTACAAGGCCCGCCAGGTGGCGAGCGAGCTCAAGGCGCAGATCAAAAAGGGCAAATTCTTCCTCTCGCTTCCTGCCCAGACCATCCAGGCGCAGGGCTCGTCGAAGCCAATGAAGCAGACCCTGGAGATGCCCCTCATCAAGGACGTCATGGCCCCGGTCGCGACCATCACGCTGGGCTTCAGCGTCCACGAGGCCGCCAAAAAGATCATCCAGGACAAGTTCAACCACCTCCCGGTGGTGGACGAGAACAGCCGCCTCGTGGGCATCGTGACCTCGTGGGACGTGTCCAAGGCGCTGGCGCTGTCGAAGAGCGACAAGCTCGCCCCGATAATGACCCGGAACGTCATCACCGTGGCCCCCGACGACCCCGCCGACCTCGCGGTCAGGCTCCTGGAGAAGCACAACATATCCGCCCTGCCGGTCATCGATAAGGATAAGAAAGTCCTGGGCATCGTGACGGGCGAAGGCTTGAGCAAGCTCATCTCGAGGGGGGTGCAGCCATGAAATTATTATTGCGCTTTAACCCGGAAATCATCAAGAAGCCCATCATCGCGGAGACGGTGCTCGAGACGGGCATCCTGCTCGACATCGAGCGGGCCAGGGTCGAGGGCCCGAAGGGCGAGATCGTGCTCAACGTCCCCGACGATAACTGCCGCCAGGTCGTCGACATACTAAAACGCAAGAAGGTCGACGTGGTCCGCCTGGACGTGCCCATCACGAAGGACGAGGAGAACTGCGTGCACTGCGGCGCCTGCGTCGCAGTCTGCCCCGTCGGCGCCATCGCCTTCGAGTACGACTGGCGGGTGCGGATGGACGAGAAGGCCTGCGTACAGTGCGGCAACTGCGTGACCGCCTGCCCCGTGAAGGTCATAAGGCTCTCCGACAATTGATATGCTGACCAGGAAATACCAGGTGAAGGAGACCATCGTCACCGTCACGGCCGACGAGCAGTACCATCCGGTATGCCTGGCCTCCATCGGGCGCTCCCGGAGCGACCTTGAGCGCCACATCCTGGAAGACCCCTTTTTTAAGGTCACATTCGAGCCGTACGAGTGCCCTCCCGGCGCCCCTGAGGTCGTTAAACGCATGGTCGACGCCGCTTCCCGGGTCGGCGTGGGCCCCATGGCCGCCGTGGCGGGCACCATCGCGTGGCTCGCCCTGGAGGACATGGTGAAGGCCGGGTGCACTTACGGCATCATCGACAACGGCGGGGACATCGCCCTCATTAACGACCGCACGGTGGTCGTGGGCATATATGCCGGAGAGTCTCCAATAAAAGGCTTTGGCCTGGAGATCGGTCCCCGCGACCACATTCTCGGCGTGTGCACGTCCTCGGCCACCGTGGGGCCCTCCATCAGTTTGGGCAATTCCGACGCCGCGCTCATCATATCGGAGGACGTGTCCCTGGCGGACGCTGCGGCCACGGCCCTGGGGAACCGCATAGTCGATAAAGAGTCCCTGGCGACGGCGTTCGACTTTTTAAAAAGCATCCCCGAAGTTAGCGGGGCCATCGGCATCATCGGAGACCGCATGGCCACATACGGCCGCCTGCCAGAGATCGTGAGGGCAGACGTCGATCAGGGAAAAATAACGAAGGGCGATTAGCGGATTGGCTCGAAGAGCTTCCCGGCCGTCCCCTTCGTGTGGTACTTGATGGTGTTCGACGTGTAGAAGGAGAGCATCTTCAGGTAGCCCCACTCCCTGACCCGCCTCGTGGACACGTAGACCACGGCGTCGGGGTTGTAGACGAACTTGCCCAGCTTTTTTATCCGGTTGCAGAGGTCCACGTCCTCGGCCGTGACAAGCTTCGTGTTGAATCCCCTGACCTTGTTGAACGCCTTCCTCCGGACGGCGAAGTTCGAGCCGGGCACGGAAGGCTTGTTGATGTTGACCATGAACTGGGAGTACGGTGGCAGCACGTAGTTACAAAAATCGTTCTCGATGCGGTTGCCGTCCAGCGGGAGCAGCTTGCCGTGGGCGCCGACGACCCGGCAGTCTTCCAGAGACGCGGCCAGGTTGCTGAGCCAGTCGGACGGTATGTACGTGTCCGCGTCCGTGAAGGCGAGGATGGAATACTTAGCGGCGTGAGCGCCCGCCTGCCTTCCATAGGCTATCGTGTCCTTGCGGTCCACGATCACGCGGTCCGCGTGCCTGCCCGCGATGTCGACGGTGCCGTCAGTGCTGCTGCCGTCGGAGACGATGACCTCGTAGTTCCCGGGGAAATCCTGGCACTCGAGCGACTTCAGGCACGTCTCGATATATTTCTCTTCATTATAGGTAGGAATGATGACTGAAATGTCCATGCTTCTCACCACATGGTCGATAGTTGTGATAAACGAAATACCCGGTCCAAATTTACGCTTTTACATACATAAGGCTTACGAATTTAAATAATGTTCGCGCTCGCATGCCATGCGCTTACTATATGGTTTCACTTATATAGTTTAGTGGATAAAATGCTCCGCTGATGGAACGCAGGAGCCTGTACGTGCATGCGGCAGCCGCCATCGTGCTGTTGGTGCTGCTCATCGTCTCCGTAGTCGAGTACTACGATATTACCTCTCTGGACCGGCAGCTCGGCGTTTACCAGAAGCAGCAACAGGAGCTCTCCAGGGTCTTCGCCGTGGAGCACGCCCTGGACATGGACGCCGCGCAAAGGGCCTGGATAGCCGCCAACCAGCAGGAGTACATATCGCTGAAGAACGCAGGCATCACCGTCCGGGCGGACTCGGTAGTGACGGGCTCGTACGCCCTCATCCTGGACCTTCGGGACCCGTCGGGGACGAGGGTGGACTCGACGCCGGGCGACGTGTCTCCCGGGGCGGCCGTGGTATACCTGGGCCAGTACTACGACGAGAACATGACCAGGGTCCCGGGCTGGGAGGCCTCGTACACGGTCAACACGACCACCCACGCCGTCTCGGGCCTCACGCCCCTGCTCATCCAGAACATCGCCTACGAGTACTATACGAGTAGCC encodes:
- a CDS encoding UPF0280 family protein — translated: MLTRKYQVKETIVTVTADEQYHPVCLASIGRSRSDLERHILEDPFFKVTFEPYECPPGAPEVVKRMVDAASRVGVGPMAAVAGTIAWLALEDMVKAGCTYGIIDNGGDIALINDRTVVVGIYAGESPIKGFGLEIGPRDHILGVCTSSATVGPSISLGNSDAALIISEDVSLADAAATALGNRIVDKESLATAFDFLKSIPEVSGAIGIIGDRMATYGRLPEIVRADVDQGKITKGD
- a CDS encoding 4Fe-4S dicluster domain-containing protein, encoding MKLLLRFNPEIIKKPIIAETVLETGILLDIERARVEGPKGEIVLNVPDDNCRQVVDILKRKKVDVVRLDVPITKDEENCVHCGACVAVCPVGAIAFEYDWRVRMDEKACVQCGNCVTACPVKVIRLSDN
- a CDS encoding glycosyltransferase produces the protein MDISVIIPTYNEEKYIETCLKSLECQDFPGNYEVIVSDGSSTDGTVDIAGRHADRVIVDRKDTIAYGRQAGAHAAKYSILAFTDADTYIPSDWLSNLAASLEDCRVVGAHGKLLPLDGNRIENDFCNYVLPPYSQFMVNINKPSVPGSNFAVRRKAFNKVRGFNTKLVTAEDVDLCNRIKKLGKFVYNPDAVVYVSTRRVREWGYLKMLSFYTSNTIKYHTKGTAGKLFEPIR
- a CDS encoding homocysteine biosynthesis protein — protein: MVRRTIEEINDKIRDGSVNVVTAEEMTTLAQELGVKEAAKQVDVVTTGTFGAMCSSGVFFNFGHSDPPIKMQKVWMNDVEAYTGIAAVDAYLGATQLSETKGMEYGGSHVIEDLLQGKEIWLKATAYGTDCYPRKRIDTSITLDDMNTATMVNPRNAYQKYNSATNCSSKTIYTYMGTLLPNCGNVAYSGAGVLSPLSNDPGYRTIGIGTRIFLGGAQGYVVSEGTQHSPSGGFGTLMVTGDLKKMSREYIRAAAFYKYGTTMYVGLGIPIPILDDEIAKATAVSDADITTTVYDYSTPRRNKPALRDVTYEELKSGMIDLNGKEVRTSSLSSFYKARQVASELKAQIKKGKFFLSLPAQTIQAQGSSKPMKQTLEMPLIKDVMAPVATITLGFSVHEAAKKIIQDKFNHLPVVDENSRLVGIVTSWDVSKALALSKSDKLAPIMTRNVITVAPDDPADLAVRLLEKHNISALPVIDKDKKVLGIVTGEGLSKLISRGVQP